The genomic stretch GTAGAAGTTGGATCATTTTCAGATGCCTTTTGTGATGGTTGCATGCATAAAAGTTCACTCCCAAACTTGCTACTTCATCAGGGAACGTTTGTTGAGGGtatcaaagaagaagtagtatTGTCTCCTGCACATGCTCTCTCCCTTATTGCAGCTGGAGAAGGTAAATTTTCTGATGATATAGTAGTCTGCTTGGTTTAATCTCCTTCTGGAACTATTGTTGTGTTACCATATGGTTGAACATAGGTCTGGGAGACCAGGAGTAGCTGTGAGGGTGTCAAGTTCATTTATGAAGAGACCTTATCTGGTGGAATGTTATCCTTACACAGTAAAAAAAAACTGATATCACAACAATTAAGAAATTCCCTCAAAGTTCTGAAACTGGTTAGAATCCCTTCATAATTGCGTTTGGAAGGGGGAATTAGCTAAATGTCAATGCAAAAGAGTGTAATTAGACCCGATGCAATATTACTGTGGATGGCCTATACTCTGGTTACTCCCTACTAGCTGCTGGTGTAAACTACTTGTGCTCTTTCTCACCACATGTGAACTTGGGTGGCTAAAGATACTCTTGTATCTTTTGCTTCCAGAAGatcaataatatgtacacaacccACCATCAATGATAAGAATTTAAGAGTCGTTTGACTAGTCGTTCAACTAGTGTACCAGTTGGTACTTGGCTTCCACCTCGACTTGGCTAGCTGTGATAGTTGAGCAAACAGTTGACTAGTTGTGACTAGACACAGTTAGTCTAGCATGCTGAGTCGTCTGACTTATTGAGGTGGCACACTGTGAGGCCTTGCCCACTGTCAGATTGAAGTTATCCTCTTGAAAACTCCATGATCGAATCCAAACCTGCCGTTGCttctcctctccttcctctgaAGCCCAGCTGTACTCAGTAGTATCTAGCATGTAACAGCCTAGCAGTATGTACTGCATTGTGTAGCATGTATTTGTCTTGGTTTCATGCCTTATGATTTGCCTGTAATTTGCTTCCGAGATCTGTTTCTTTATGCACATGCGTCTCTGATTGGCCTCTGATTATTCCCTACTACTAGTGCATAGTTAAAATGGCTGCAAGTGTCACACTTCCAGGTATCTCCACTCACCGCCTTCGGTTTTTGTAGTGTAGTACACTGCTGGTGTGGTATTTTTTGGAATTATAGTGATGATTTGTCAACAAGTCAAGTACTAGTCATGACCCTTAAACGTTACCTGCCTGTGCACGGTGGATATGCAGACCCTCCCAATCATGAGGCCTCCTGATAAGATTTAGAGGACGACGTAGTTGCTCAACACTGAGTGTCTTCTGGACCACTAAGCCTTCCAGCAGCTGATGGATAGAGTTGTAGAAAGGCCGTTTGGACATTACAGGAAAATTAAAACACTGACATAATTTCACTAAATGCTATATTTTGCAGTGATATGCAACTTAGGCTAATTGTGTTGAAGTTGCATTCCTCTGAATGCACTCTTTTCTATCTGTATATCCATTTTCCGCCTTaaaaaatgtactccctccgatccataataagtgtcatggATTTTGTTCAATTTAGTCCAAGTTTGAACTAAAgccccgacacttattatggataggAGGGAGTACCCACTTCAAGTGGTGCAAATGTGATTGTCATATATGTGCCCTTAATACTGAGTTTGCTATCCTTTTCTATTTTTGTTGAAATTTATTTTCACAATTGTGGATcagcatatttgcttatttgctaaTTGTTGTGTTCATTCTGATTTGCAGAACATAGACATGTTGGTTCCACTAACTTCAATCTACTAAGTAGCAGAAGTCATACAATTTTTACACTGGTAATGAGGCATGGAAATTTGTATGTTTGCAGTTTAAAATTGTATGTGTGATCGCTATTTGAAGAACTGCACGCCTTTATTAGTGAAAGAGCTTCACCTGATCTTAGCTTTTCTTTATTATTTGACAGACAATTGAGAGCAGCTCTTACGGTGAGTCTAATGAAGGGGAAGCAGTCACCTTCTCACAGCTGGTCGGTTTGGATCCTACTATTTTTCCTATATTAAATTTTAGTAGTTCCTTACATCACCTTAGTATAATATTTAATTTCACACAGTTATTTTTGAAGATTTTTCGTTGTACATCTGACATGTCTTGAGAGCATCTGTTCACTCTTCACTTGTCTCTCTCACCTGCAGCACCTCATCGATCTGGCCGGTTCAGAGAGCTCAAGGGCTGAAACAACTGGAGTACGTAGGAAGGAAGGATCTTATATCAATAAAAGCTTGCTAACTCTTGGAACGGTACGGCTCACAAATGCAACCTATATCAATAAAAGATTAAAAGCTTCTGTGCCTTTTTTAATTATCTTTTTGAACTTTGAATAATCTGGTAAAGTAATGTGCTTTCATTTTTCTTGTTATCTCAACTTGTAAGTATTTGGTGCCCAAGCTGTCATGAACTGGGCACGTTATTCTCAAATAAATAACAGAtggatttttcctttttatttttcagGTGATATCAAAATTGACTGATGGAAAAGCTACACATATTCCATTTCGAGATTCAAAACTAACACGTCTACTTCAGTCATCCTTGAGTGGACAAGGGCGTGTTTCAGTGAGTTTTTTCTTGCCAACTGTGACACGGGTTTTAAATTAACATGATTATGATTTTACTGTGAGAGTTAACGATATTTGGATTTGTGGCCTATACTGACAACATCTCCTTGTTGCAGCTAATTTGCACAGTGACTCCAGCATCAAGTAACTCTGAAGAGACCCACAATACACTAAAATTTGCCCACCGTGCAAAGCGCATTGAGGTCCAAGCATCACAAAACAAAGTAAGTCCTTGCCGGTAATTCTAAATCTGGTGTTTTGTCCCCTGTTATCTCAACATACTTCTGACACATTCTCCTGCGTCTGTCTTTTTGTTCTGCAGATTATTGATGAAAAGTCTTTAATAAAGAAATACCAGAATGAGATTCGCAGATTAAAGGAAGAGCTGGAACAGCTGAAAATGGGTATTATTTGTGGAACTCCGACAAAAGATGCTGAAGAAGATAATATCATCCTTTGGAAACAAAAGGTACCATTTTATTGCAACTGAATTTGTGATCGTCTCTATGTAGTTCTATTGGGAACATTTCTATATGCCATTAGTTGAGAGTGATTTGTCTTGCGCTTCTCTTGTGCCCGAATAATCTGCGGAATcagtatagtttgaattatacAATGCtgtgcgttttttttttttggtaaatcTTACTAACTATAGTTTGTTCATCATatgaaaagctagaagatggtaatGTCAAGCTGCAATCAAGACTGGAACAAGAGGAGGAAGCTAAATCTGCTTTGCTCGCAAGGATACAACGCCTCACAAAACTTATTCTGGTTTCCACTAAGGCAACCCAGACTTCTAGATTTTCTCCACATCCTGGACCAAGAAGAAGACACTCTTTTGGGGAAGAGGAGGTCAGGTTATATATAATTATGACGACAGGCACTCAGTTTAACTTTGATGTTAGTTTGTTTTTGTTGCTGGTTATGGTAGTTTTGAGAATAAATGGACACATCCCCGTTTTAGTCTTTCTGTAGAAACATTGAGTTGCGTAAGCCTTCATTACAATCAGTTTTGATAACTTCATGCTGTCTCACTGTTGGCCTTCTGAAACTGCAGCTGGCTTACCTCCCGTACAGAAGACGAGATATTATGTTGGATAATGAAAGCAACGAATTACTTACACCTGGTGAAGGATTTGGTGTGACACTTGAAGACTCTTCGAAGGAGGAGAAAAAGAATCGGAAAGGGCTTCTTAACTGGTTCAAAATCAGGGTATGCAAATTCGGCAGTTCCTAATTCTCCGCAGATGAAAGAAAGCGACTAGTTCGTCTTCCATAGATTAAACTTTTGCAACTGTTCCTTCACATGGTGCTGTTTTCCAGAAACGTGATGGTGGAGCTTCTACTCTGACAAGCTCAGACTGTGACAAGTCCAGTTTGACTAAATCAACGGCTCCTTCAACACCTATTGGGGAGAGTATGAATTTTCCTGCAGAACCAAGAATATCAAATTCTGTGGTTAATGACAGTGTATCAGCTGATATGCTGAGCATTGGCCATGGGGAATTTACTGCTGATGATCTTCCTGGAGAAGAAACCCTTCTGGTAAAAAACTTGATCTTTTAGTAAGACCAAATTTTATCAGATGAAAAAATAGTCAGTCGCATACTTTAGAAATTTTATGAGATGAAAATTAGCAATTCAACTTGGATGGGTACTCGTTTAGGATAAATAATTTCCTGAAGAATCTGTCCTGGAGTTATGGACTTGACAACTGAAGTTTATACTTTACTTAAATTGTACTAATATTATGCTTGATAATAGGTAAATCCTTTTTTATGTAATATATAATCATATTTGAGAAAAGAAAATCAAGTTCCATGGTTGGGTAACACAATGAATACTGTGAGTACAAATTTGACAGGACAATAGTTTAATACAAAGTAGCTAATTTGGATACGGGATGGATACAGAAAACTAATATAGTTGCAGATCCTAATTTAGGGGTCAGCAAATGCATAAATTAAAAGTATTATTGGCTAAACACTTGAACCATGATACAGTTCAGTGTAGTTAATATAGTTGCAGATCCTAATTTGGGGGATTAAAGTTCTTTGCTTCTTCATTTTCAGTTCAGTGTAGTTAGTTCTATTGATGACATGTTTTGTGTGGTATGGTTACAGGTCAGCACTAAAACGATTGACCATGTTGACTTGTTAAGAGAGCAATTGAAGATTTTATCGGGGGAGGTCGCACTTCATACAAGTGTTCTAAAGCGCCTTACAGAGGAAGCTGGAAGAAACCCAAATAGTGAAAAAATTCAGGTACTCGCTTCTTTGATCTACAATTTAGTGTACTGTTACATGCTTTTCAGGACATGAAACTCGATCTTTTTGGCATTTTAAAGATGAAAATGAAGAAGACTAGTGACGAAATTAAGGCGAAGCAGCAGCAGATATCATCTTTAGAAAAACAGATACCTCATTCATTGTCAGATAGTCAAGCGAAGGTTGACAAGTTAGATCTTTCACCGGTAACATTCTGTTATCATCTTGGTTTCATACTTATACCGTTCTGAACATTCCATTTACTAAAGATGGTTTTATTGGTTTTGCAGTCTTATGCTGAACTACTTGAGCAGCTCAATGAGAAGTCCTTTGAACTTGAGGTACTTAAATTGTGTATagtactatgccctttggttttGATTCATATTAGACCACACCTTTGCTGCTCAGTTTGTTGTACTCTTCGTAATAACTTGTCAGTGTCAATTGTTTGAGTAGGCTAATATTTTGAagttattaagtaaatgaagAACATTTGATCTACTCTTTGCATTTTTTAGAGTATACTAATATTGTGGAGTTGTAGTATAGTCGAGGCGGAGAAAAAAATTTGAACATATTAGAACACAAGGTGATACTGATAGATATTTTGTggaaaaaaaaataaaactaagatgGACTGATGAACTGGTGCATAAATCTGAGAGATTCAGGAGTGAGaagaaaactaaagatcaagagacacAAATCTGAAGGACGAGCTTGGAACTATTGTATCTGAATAAAATATTTTTCAGGGCATGCATGTAATTTACGGTGTTGTTTTTCCCAAATGTTCCTGTTTATTTTCTATTAGTTCTGTCCATATGGATACAGATTTGTGCAGATTAATTGTGCACATTTAGATACGGCTCTGTGCAGATTAAATATACATTTTTAGTTTTGTGAAAGCTCCTATGATGTGAGTGTACCAGACCAAGTCTTAGTTGGCAAGTTCGATTTGTTCtttcttgttgcaggtgaaggcaGCAGATAACAGAGTAATACAAGACCAGCTAGAGGAAAAGGTTAGAtatactttttcttttctttttcttgcaaGTTCAACAGTGTAACTATGACCTTTAGTTCATACCACTTATTTGAATTTATTGTGTTACCAGACAAGTGAATGCATGGAACTACAAGAGGCAGTTGCTCACCTGAAAGAACATCTTTCCCAAGCTCTTCAAGCTAAGGATTCACTGTCAAATAGCATTGTGATGCAGAAGAGTTCAGGAGCAAACCATGAAGTTCAACAACACAGTGATCAAGAAGAAACAGTCCCCAGAGAGATCTCTGCTGAACCACTGCAAAAAGAGCAGCAGGTATGCTTTTTGCGCCCTTGTTTGCACTTTCTTATTAGACCTAGGAGATACAAACCTAGTTGATATCAATTAGGAACTACTCCATCTAACATACTAGGTTCTACTTTCCTCATTTCTAGGAACTTCATTGTGTTCAGCAATCAATTTAATTAGGAGTACATAGGTAGAGATAGCTGCTATTTCTTGCACACATATCATTATTAAAAGACAAAGATAATCCCTTAGTCTTGTACCCAAGCAATCTCTTAAAGACCAATAAGTACAATGGCAGAGAATAGTTATCTCTTGTATACCTCGAGTCTCGTACCGGAGTCATCTCTTCGTCAACAGATAGCTACATTTTCTATCCATGTCTGCAAAAAACCTAAGTGGCACGACGAAAGATAACTGACATCACACCATTGTACATTTCATTTGGTTTCTTGGTTGTTAATACTAGACTTCCACATCATTTGTTACAAGTTTGCACACTTAATTCCTAATAAACGAATCCTGTTGTTGTGAATACACTTACAAATTATGGTCTGAAACCGAGTTACTCAGGCAGATATCAGAAGTGAATGTTCTTATCAGTGTGAGAATATGTCTTGATCACAAGTTCTGTGGTGAGGATGAGCTCTGCATTGAACTGATTTGTTCGACTAATTAATCTCTCTTTCAAATTTTCTGATGATTCACTCCCATGCGCTCTGCTATTTCTAAATATCTTCCCAATGTGTATATTTTAGAAACATCATCTACATTTATTAAGCGCGCTTATTTGCTCTATTGTTCCTTCCTTATCTTTAGTCAGTTGAGATTGGTGAGCTGAAGCAAAGGGTGTGTGAACTCGACAAAGTCAAATCTCAACTGGAGGCTCGCAATCAGAAGCTACTAGAGGAAAGTACATATGCGAAAGGCTTGGCTTCGGCTGCAGGAGTGGAATTGAAAGCATTGTCAGAAGAAGTTACCAAACTCATGAACCAAAATGAGAAGCTTGCTTCTGAGTTGGCATCTCTAAGAAGCCCAACCCCTCGCAGAGCAAGCAATGGACCGAGAGGTACTACTAGGCGAGAGAGCATGAGTAGACGAAATGAGCCAGCTAGCAGAAGAGAGAGCAATGCAAGCCAAGAAAGGGAGCGTGTTTTAGAAACTATCCTTATGGAGAAGGAGCAAAAAGAAGCAGAACTCCAAAGGAAAGTTGAGGAATCAAAGCAAAAAGAAGCCTTCTTGGAAAGCGAGCTTGCGAACATGTGGGTTCTAGTGGCAAAGCTGAAGAAGTCCCAAGGGGATGACcatgaggatttcgatgccaaaTACAATGGCTCCTGACCTCATAACTAAGGCTAATCAATCATCAAAGGTGTGTTTGGCTTGGATACGGGCTTTCTGTATGTATGTGATTTGTGTTGGTTTTCTTTTCTGTTCCTCGTTGTGAATTAGTGTCTCCTGTATATTCTTGGGCTAACCAAAGTTGTGAGTAGTGGTTAGTTGAGATTGGTGTGCTAACTACTGAGAGCTTCCTACCAACGAGATTTTGGAATTTCTAGAACATGGCCTTGATCACGAAGATAAACGATTCTGGTGCCTGTACCAGTTATCTAACGTAGAAACATGTACTGCGTCTGCTCATTCTGCAGTTTGAAGAATGTCAAACTAGAATGTGTGTATATATACGAAGAATGATTTCCTCCTGGTTTTGGAAAATGCCATGTTGGTTTTATNNNNNNNNNNNNNNNNNNNNNNNNNNNNNNNNNNNNNNNNNNNNNNNNNNNNNNNNNNNNNNNNNNNNNNNNNNNNNNNNNNNNNNNNNNNNNNNNNNNNgaggagatcttctgaaccccccgagatagggttgacggcggcggctgatacgtctccgacgtatcgataatttcttatgttccatgccacattattgatgatatctacatgttttatgcacactttatgtcataattatgcgttttctggaactaacctattgacgagatgccgaagggccgattctttgttttctgctgtttttggtttcagaaatcctagtaaggaaatattctcggaatcggatgaaatcaacgcccagcattttagaatccccggaagcatccagaacacccgagattcgccagaggggggccacaggggccccagatgataggccggcgcggcccaggccctggccgcgccgccttatggtgttgtcgcctcgttgaccttctgacgccgcctcttcgcctatataaaggtcctcgacctaaaacctcgacacgaaaaagccacggtacgagaaaccttccagagccgccgccatcgcgaagccaagatctgggggacaggagtctctgttctggcacgccgccgggatggggaagtgcccccggaaggctcctccatcgacaccaccgccatctccatcaacattgctgtctcccatgaggagggagtagttctccatcgatgctcggggctgtaccggtagctatgtggttaatctctctcctatgtacttcaatacaataatctcatgagctgccttacatgattgagattcatatgatgatgcttgtaatctagatgtcgttatgctagtcaagtgagttttacttatgtgatctccggagactccttgtcccacgtgtgtaaaggtgacaatgtgtgcaccgtgtgggtctcttaggctatatttcacagaatacttattcactgttatgaatggcatagtgaagtgcttatttatatctctttatgattgcaatgtgttttgtatcactactattctatgtgctactctagtgatgttattaaagtagttttattcctcccgcacggtgtaatggtgacaagtgtgtgcatccgtgttagtacttggcgtaggctatgattgtgatctcttgtagattgcgaagttaactattgctatgatagtattgatgtgatctatgcctcctttcttagcatgaaggtgacaagtgtgcatgctatgttagtacttggtttagtcgtgttgatctttcatgcactctaaggttatttaaatatgaacattgaattgtggagcttgttaactccggcattgagggttcgtgtaatcctacgcaatggtgttcatcatccaacaagagtgtagagtatgcatttatctattccgttatgtgatcaatgttgagagtgtccactagtgaaagtatgatccctaggccttgttcctaaatatcgctatcgccgcttgtttactcgtttctatcgcgttactactcgctgcgttactactgcttgtttactcgtcccgggcaaagcacttttctcggtgccgttgctactatttattcataccacctgtatttcactatctcttcaccgaactagtgcacctatttggtgtgttggggacacaagagacttcttgctttgtggttgcggggttgcatgagagggatatctttgacctcttcctccccgagttcgataaaccttgggtgatccacttaagggaaacttgctgctgttctacaaacctctgctcttggaggcccaacactgtctacaggaaaaggagggggcgtagacatcaagctattttctggcgccgttgccggggaggaaaggtaaaaggcactcatactccagttccaggttaagtacttttctggcgccgttgtgtttgtgctcaaagctatttcctttagatcctgcaattacaactttttgtttcttgtttacactagttaggcataatggaaaacaacaaaaatatgagagatctttatgaactctatcttgaattaggacatgatgtgtttgaagagagaattaaaaaacccatggaacattatatgcatgctaatgggaatgttatcaatatgaatgctttgaacactattgttgctaatgctatggaaaattctaagcttggggaagctggttttgatgagcatgatctttttagtcccccaagcattgaggaggaaatttactttgatgatactttgcctcctatttatgatgattataatgatagtagtcttttgttaccgcctgttatggaggataaatttaattatgattataatatgcctcctatatttgatgatgagaataataatgatagctactttgttgaatttgctcccgctattactaataaaattgattatgccta from Lolium rigidum isolate FL_2022 chromosome 4, APGP_CSIRO_Lrig_0.1, whole genome shotgun sequence encodes the following:
- the LOC124707607 gene encoding kinesin-like protein KIN-7D, chloroplastic; this translates as MATRHRKPAPRASQQHHHLQQPQPQSGSPTSTATTTSSSRLTPEMSLEGPASPRMDDDQPTKENVTVTVRFRPLSPREIRQGEEVAWYADGDTVVRSEQNPNVGYAYDRVFAPTTTTRQVYDVAAQHVVSGAMEGIFGTIFAYGVTSSGKTHTMHGDQRSPGIIPLAVKDAFSIIQETPDREFLLRVSYLEIYNEVVNDLLNPAGQSLRIREDPQGTFVEGIKEEVVLSPAHALSLIAAGEEHRHVGSTNFNLLSSRSHTIFTLTIESSSYGESNEGEAVTFSQLHLIDLAGSESSRAETTGVRRKEGSYINKSLLTLGTVISKLTDGKATHIPFRDSKLTRLLQSSLSGQGRVSLICTVTPASSNSEETHNTLKFAHRAKRIEVQASQNKIIDEKSLIKKYQNEIRRLKEELEQLKMGIICGTPTKDAEEDNIILWKQKLEDGNVKLQSRLEQEEEAKSALLARIQRLTKLILVSTKATQTSRFSPHPGPRRRHSFGEEELAYLPYRRRDIMLDNESNELLTPGEGFGVTLEDSSKEEKKNRKGLLNWFKIRKRDGGASTLTSSDCDKSSLTKSTAPSTPIGESMNFPAEPRISNSVVNDSVSADMLSIGHGEFTADDLPGEETLLVSTKTIDHVDLLREQLKILSGEVALHTSVLKRLTEEAGRNPNSEKIQMKMKKTSDEIKAKQQQISSLEKQIPHSLSDSQAKVDKLDLSPSYAELLEQLNEKSFELEVKAADNRVIQDQLEEKTSECMELQEAVAHLKEHLSQALQAKDSLSNSIVMQKSSGANHEVQQHSDQEETVPREISAEPLQKEQQSVEIGELKQRVCELDKVKSQLEARNQKLLEESTYAKGLASAAGVELKALSEEVTKLMNQNEKLASELASLRSPTPRRASNGPRGTTRRESMSRRNEPASRRESNASQERERVLETILMEKEQKEAELQRKVEESKQKEAFLESELANMWVLVAKLKKSQGDDHEDFDAKYNGS